gTGACAAGTGCGTGATGAAATACATTAACTTATCACAAATGCATGCAGCAGTGTAGAACTTCAAATAAAGTAGTCACTCAAGTAATCTCCTTCCATATTTTAGTCATATTTTAcacaaaatacaaaatgagTTAGCTGTATAAGGTGTTGATTAGATAGCATACAAGTATATATCAACATAATAACTACaaagtttttataaatctatttattaatacatagagataattaaaaagtttacaaagaaaaaaagaaaaataactaaaactaataatatatatgtaatcatAAAATCTTTCTAACCTAAGtactttatccttttttagtaattaattaattagacgTAAATAGCTATAAACCCTAAGTACACTTTCTGAAGGTGTTAACAATCGTGGTGCAGATAATAATTCGGtcatataaagaaagataacaattgtaataatgtcttattttacaaaagaaaaattctatgaAAAGTAATGGATTTAATTTGAACTTATAAAATCTTCAGTTATATCACAAGATTTACATTCTTCATGATATGCTTCGTAAGTATTAAAATCTCTCCACGTTGGAAGTGAAATTTGTTTTAGATATAGACCACAATGTTTGCATGGTTCAATGAACAAATTGATTAAACTATGCAACCaaatctagaaaaaaaaaggcatcaaatttttacatattctCATAAGTAACGAGTGATTTTGatgattttgtattatttttattttatttgtgatatttatttgtgatcattctgttttattttataaataattcgtattaCCATAAATGATTGTACAGCTAATTCAGGACACTCTGTAGAATAAAAGTGTAACATAGCAGCAAGAGCATTTTCTGTTACTTTTCTGAAGACTTTATGCCTTGATTGTGTCCACAAATCCATTGATTCTTCATAACCTTTTATAACAACCCATTCAATCACTATGCCCctaattactattactgccTTTAAGACATGTCCTAATATAACATCAAATGTTGCAATTGATGTGACCGATTTGGATACAGATACTGTCATATCGTCAAACAATTGATTTAAGGTAGTTATCATAGAATTGACTTGCCtttaaataagatttaaaCTTTTGTtatgttatacatattatg
This Vespa crabro chromosome 7, iyVesCrab1.2, whole genome shotgun sequence DNA region includes the following protein-coding sequences:
- the LOC124425545 gene encoding mediator of RNA polymerase II transcription subunit 27-like isoform X1, with protein sequence MITTLNQLFDDMTVSVSKSVTSIATFDVILGHVLKAVIVIRGIVIEWVVIKGYEESMDLWTQSRHKVFRKVTENALAAMLHFYSTECPELAVQSFMIWLHSLINLFIEPCKHCGLYLKQISLPTWRDFNTYEAYHEECKSCDITEDFISSN
- the LOC124425545 gene encoding mediator of RNA polymerase II transcription subunit 27-like isoform X2, whose translation is MRRLQSKGYEESMDLWTQSRHKVFRKVTENALAAMLHFYSTECPELAVQSFMIWLHSLINLFIEPCKHCGLYLKQISLPTWRDFNTYEAYHEECKSCDITEDFISSN